The Desulfurella amilsii region AAATAAAAACATTTGAGAACGATACTAAAGAAAAAATTATACAAATGTTTAACCAAAATTTATCGATTGAAGAAATTGCAAATCAATTAAATATCTCTAAAGGTGAAGTTGATCTAATTCTTAAACTATACAAGGAGGCTGAATGAAAAAAATTGAAGCTATAATAAAGCCTTTCAAGCTTGACAATGTGAAAGAGGGTTTGAATGAAATTGGTATAAAAGGTATTACAATAAGTGAAGTTAAAGGCTATGGAAGACAAAAAGGTCATACAGAAATCTACAGAGGTGCAGAATATATTGTTGATTTTTTACCAAAGATAAAAATCGAGGTGGTAGTAAGCGATAATCAAGTTGATGCCGTAATTGAGAAAATAATAGAAAATGCAAAAACTGGCAAGGTTGGTGATGGAAAAATTTTTGTAATACCTATAGGAGAAGCTATAAGGATCAGAACAGGCGAAAAAGGTGAAGATGCTGTCTAACTTTAAACAGAATATACTTGACATTAGAATATTAAGGGCTAGAATATTAATAAAATATTTTTTAGGAGGTATTTAGAACATGAATTCAAAAGGTATTAAGATTGCATTGATGGCAGCATTTTTAGCAAGCAGTTTAACGTTGGCATCTTGTCAAAAAAAAGAGGCAACTAACGCAACAAACACTACGAACACCACAAATGTAACTAACGCTACAAATGCTACAAATGCTACAAATGCTACAGCTCCAGCTCCAGCTAATGAAACAAGTAATGCTACGTCTACGCAAAACGCTACAAATGCAACGACTTCTACAAATGCTACAAAATCAAGCAGCAAAGAAATGAAAAAAGAAGCTGTACCTAGTACAACTAAATCATCTGCATCAAAATCAGCTAAACCAAAAATAGAGGGTTGCTAATTGGTTTGATGGGTGAGTTTTTCTCACCCGGATTTAACTTTTTTAATGTTGTTTGATAGTGATATAAACTACGTGCTGTCCCTTATAGGGGCTAAAGCAATAGCCAAATTTGCTGGGTTACTAAATAAAGGAGCTACTGCTCTGCCTGGTCATTTTATTGAAAAGCTAAACCCTAGTTTTTTAAAGGTAATTAGTGATGAAGTAAAAAATTGTATTTTAGTTACTGGTACAAATGGTAAAACTACCACATCTAGTTTGATTGTCCACTTGCTAACAAAAGAAAATAAAAATATTGGAAATAACCATGCTGGTTCTAATTTAAAAAGAGGGATTATCAGTTCAATTATACCTTATTTAACGTGGGATAAAAAATTTTCAAAAAACTTTGATTATTTTGTTTTTGAGTGTGATGAATTTGCTTTGGAAAAGATAGTACAAGATTTAGCTGCAAGTTACATTGTTATGTTGAATCTATTCAGAGATCAATTAGATAGATATGGTGAGATAGATACAATTAGAAAAAAATGGAGTTATTTGATTAGTAACAATAAACATGTACATTATATAGTAAATGCTGATGATCCATCTATTGCTTCTTTATTTCATAATCAGAATTTAAAGGTTTCATATTTTGGCGTATCAGATTATAGTGCCACACAAGATAATCTTAAAGATGTTCTGTTTTGTCCTATTTGCGGCGGGGAACTTGAGTATAATAAACGTTATTTTTCTCATATTGGAGACTATTTTTGCACAAATTGCGATTTTAAAAGACCAAAGCCAAATTTAACAGCGAAAATTACGCAAGATTCCGAAGAGGTAGAATTAGAGTATTTAGGTAATATTTACCATGCCAAAATGCCAATTAAAGGCACCTATAATGTTTATAATATTGCAGCTTCATATTTAGCCTGCGTAGAGCTTGGCTATAAAATAAATAATTTTGCTAACAATATATTGGACTTTAAATCTACTTTTGGTAGATATGAGCTTATTAATTACAATGACAAAAAAATTTTTTTGATTTTAGTAAAAAATCCTGTTGGTTTTACGCAAGCTTTAGAGTCTAGCATAGATAACAACAAGAAAAATTTTGTTTTTATACTGAACGATAATATAGCTGATGGTAGAGATGTTTCATGGATTTGGGATGTAAATTTTGGTTCATTAAAGGACAATATAAACGAGTTAATATTTGGCGGAAGTCGTATGTTTGATATGGCACTTAGAATAAAGTATGAAGATATTGGCATAAATAAATTTGTTTTTTTTGATACCTACAGAGAACTTTTTAATAAAATCCACCAATCTGAAAACGATACTTTCCATATCTTTTTAACATATACGGCTTTATTAGAATTAAAAAATTATTTAAGCAAGCAAGGCTTTAAGAACTTTTATGAACGATAAAAAAATTTCTTTGGATATTACCTTTCTTTTTCCTAATACTATGAGTACATACGGTGACAGTGGTAATGTTTTGGCTTTGCAAAAGCGATGCGAGTGGAGAGATATTGAAGTTAAAATCCACTATAGTGATATTTACGACAGTATTTATCCGTCAAATATTTATTTTTGGGGCGGCGGTCAGGATAAAGCCCAAGAGGTAGTTTCAAATAATTTTAGTCAAAAAAAGTTAGACTTTTTGATCAAAGAAGTGGAGAATAATAAAGTATTTTTGCTTATTTGTGGGTCTTATCAATTAATGGGTAAGTATTATATAGACTCGAATAACAATAAAATCGAAGGTCTTGGTATTTTAGATGTCTACACTCAAAGCTCAAAAAAGCGTATGATTGGCAATACAGTAATTGAAACGAATACTAAACTAAACCTTGAAATAAAAAAAATTGTGGGATTTGAAAACCATAGTGGACAAACTTTTTTAGGGAAAAGCATTGAGCCTTTTGGTTATGTAAAGCTTGGTTTTGGCAATAACGGTCTTGATAAAACCGAAGGTGCACTCTATAAAAATATTATAGCATGCTATCAACATGGACCGCTGTTGCCTAAAAATCCCCAACTAACAGATTACATTATTACAAAATCCATAGAAAATAGATATGGATCAGGCATAAATATTAATAA contains the following coding sequences:
- a CDS encoding P-II family nitrogen regulator, whose amino-acid sequence is MKKIEAIIKPFKLDNVKEGLNEIGIKGITISEVKGYGRQKGHTEIYRGAEYIVDFLPKIKIEVVVSDNQVDAVIEKIIENAKTGKVGDGKIFVIPIGEAIRIRTGEKGEDAV
- a CDS encoding MurT ligase domain-containing protein, with translation MLFDSDINYVLSLIGAKAIAKFAGLLNKGATALPGHFIEKLNPSFLKVISDEVKNCILVTGTNGKTTTSSLIVHLLTKENKNIGNNHAGSNLKRGIISSIIPYLTWDKKFSKNFDYFVFECDEFALEKIVQDLAASYIVMLNLFRDQLDRYGEIDTIRKKWSYLISNNKHVHYIVNADDPSIASLFHNQNLKVSYFGVSDYSATQDNLKDVLFCPICGGELEYNKRYFSHIGDYFCTNCDFKRPKPNLTAKITQDSEEVELEYLGNIYHAKMPIKGTYNVYNIAASYLACVELGYKINNFANNILDFKSTFGRYELINYNDKKIFLILVKNPVGFTQALESSIDNNKKNFVFILNDNIADGRDVSWIWDVNFGSLKDNINELIFGGSRMFDMALRIKYEDIGINKFVFFDTYRELFNKIHQSENDTFHIFLTYTALLELKNYLSKQGFKNFYER
- a CDS encoding type 1 glutamine amidotransferase, whose protein sequence is MNDKKISLDITFLFPNTMSTYGDSGNVLALQKRCEWRDIEVKIHYSDIYDSIYPSNIYFWGGGQDKAQEVVSNNFSQKKLDFLIKEVENNKVFLLICGSYQLMGKYYIDSNNNKIEGLGILDVYTQSSKKRMIGNTVIETNTKLNLEIKKIVGFENHSGQTFLGKSIEPFGYVKLGFGNNGLDKTEGALYKNIIACYQHGPLLPKNPQLTDYIITKSIENRYGSGININKLDDTLEYAAYNAILNRLKI